DNA sequence from the Coffea arabica cultivar ET-39 chromosome 11c, Coffea Arabica ET-39 HiFi, whole genome shotgun sequence genome:
CTAGTGGTCTTATGAAGACTTCATTTTCTATAGATGAAAAAATTAGGTCATCTCCCATCACGAGTTGATATGTTCGAACACTGTTATACTGACTCAAACGGAAACCCGGGAAATGATGACGTTGCAGCTACATTAGTAAGTTATTAATTGGTTGATGAAATTAGTACTCTAAATGACTTAAATTGAATTTAGTAATATTGAATTTTTTCTGGATTTTAAATACAGCAAGCTTTGAAGGAAAAAGTTAGCCAACTTCCCCCTGGTTCTAATGATGATGTTGGTCGTAATGATGCATTTGCCCAAGTATTTGGGGAAGATAACAATGGGCGTGTGCGCATGTATGGTCTAGGTGTGACACCATCAGACAAATGGGGTAACGTACCTAGTCGCAGCACTTGTCAGCGTATCGTTATGGAGCAAAAGGCAGCAATTTCTAAGATGGAAGATAAATTTGCTGAGCAAGATCAGCAGCTGAAAGACCAAGCCAAAGAACTTGCAGAGCTCAAAGCAATGGTGTGTCAGCAGCAAAATAGTGGCTCAAAAACTGGTGGCTCGATAAATTCAACGTCCTCTAATCATGTTTCAAAATCTCCTATGGGTGCTCGTTCTCTTCAGGTATATTCATGattatttttcaagaatttaTTGTGATTATACCATATGAGGATACTCACTTTTGTTGTTTGAAACTTGTTGATTCATTAAACTGCTATTTTGTTTGGTTATATTGAATAGTGAAACATGGTAATTTCAACTTAGTAAAGTCATGGTTATTAagttttattgctgaaaattggagaaatgcTCAAAATGCAGGGGAAACTctaccaaaattttttaaaaaataaatctaCCTAATTCAATTCTATGACTTCAAATTATCTTGTAGGAAGGTGATTGGGTGGATATTTTCAGCTTGTTTGATCCAACAAAATGTCTAGCTATTGGTCGTCTCCAAGGAATTGATCCTTCTAAAGTTGTTGGTGGACAACCATTAGGACCATGTTGGTGTGAAATACTAGTACAAATCGTGATGGAACGCAATGAACAATTGATTAGGCCTTATGGGCTATTGcaaacaattgaagatgcacTTGGTGCACCGATTGCTTGGCCACTGAAATTGGTATAATTTGACACAAGATTGTTCAAgtttttttctttacaaatatttgtaAGTTGGATGGATAATGAAGTGGTGTTCTTACTTAATCTACTAATTTTATAGGTGAAGATTCATGAGGATTGACAGTAGCCTTTTGTTTGGAGAAGCAAGAGTTGGACAGCAGCCTTTTGTTAGAGAAGCAAGAGTTGGACAGCAGCCTTTTGTTTAGAGAAGCAATACTAGTTTTTGAGTTAACTTCAAATTTGTGGAATATTTTGTGTTCTTGAGAATGTTGCTGGATTCTATTGCAAGAGTTGGATGACAGCCTTTTGTTTAAAGAAGTATTAATGCTAGTTTTTGAATTAACTTCAGATTTGTGGAACTTTTTGCTTTATTTAGGATGTCACCAATTTTTTACTTTCAAGCAGATTTATATTCTTTGGCATAGTGGTTGTCTTACAATTGCATATTATGTGTTTGGCGTATTGTATTAGGAGATTAGAGTAGAAAATTTAGatgaaaattgcacaaaaaaaaGACATCTATTGAGGCACTTGCCAATGCCTACATTgaaactaatgcacctagtaaaaccacatattgtgacacttTTTGAGTGTTTGGAGATTCCTTTTTACAATGGTAGAAAATGCCTTGAAAGACAGGTAAACACTACACTATAAACTGCCTCCATTAATGTATATAATGCACTTCATTGTGCCTAGACAATTACTTTTTGGCAACACGTAAAAGTGTCCtaaaaagggcaaaaatgaTACCAAGTAAAGTGCTTTTATAGGGCATCTTTAGAGGCATTGGTGTGTGCCTATTTGCAATTTCTATCATGGCAATTGTGAATGCATCAAATTCATTAAACATGACGTTAAAAAATGCCTCCAACCTTTTCCAAACGGGTAGTTTAGTAGACATTTGATGTGTGCGCCTCAATAGTCTAAGTGCCTCTAAAAGTTTCCTATTGCATCATTTTGTTGCGCCTCCAAATATAATTTTTCTTGTAGTGACCCTATTAAGCATGTAACCAAGGAAGTAAAAATAGGccaagtaaaaaaattttaacttgCTTGGCGAATTATGTTATAATCACGAAAGATGTTAAGATTGTGTTGATTATTCACTTGATTCAATTAGCAAAAGTTGGGTAATGGGTGCCCAATACAAATACCCAAACCGTCCAAAATATATGTGAGTTTTTATTACCCAATCCAAAATTGACTCAATACCCAACTTACCCAACCCAACCTCTCAAATTAGTGGGTGGGTTGTTGGGTTTTGGGTATAATTGCTAGGTCTAGTAAAGTTATAAAGATGAGTGTTAAAGGTAGTGGTTAATTAATTGATACTAACATCTAAAGGGACAAAATGAGTGaaattttgttaagttattatAAATAGATATACTTAAAATTGGCTTTTAAAAAGTTTTGGGGGCTCCTGCCCCTCTCCGCCCTCCCTTTGTCTGCGTCCTTGGTTTACACCTACTATGACCTCAGATTCCTAAGGCTTTTTGGGAATCGGATTATATATTTGGTCTTCATTATGGAAGGTAGGGTTATGGGTAAGaaaaatactccctccgtcccgttttgttagtcttggtttttttttcacacaaattaagaaagtgtaattaatttggttggaaacataaatttagattaataatttcctaaaatacccttatgctaatcacgagGAGTGCATTGGAAaaactcaatgtattcaatgtagtgggttagtatttaataacaatgtattaataacaagatatttaataaggatattttagacaatttgaaagattactacattccttaatgggaaagtggactataatttgggacagacaaaaaaggaaaacaagactattaaagtgggacggagggagtagtgaTGATACATCATTGATAATCCTACTGAAATTGTAAAGGCTCTAGCTTTTTTTGGGAATTGGATAGTATATTTGGTCTTCGTTATGGAAGGTAGGGTTATGGGTAAGACAAAAATAGTGATGATACATCATTGATACTGAAATTGTAAAGgctctaactttttttttttttttttaatttcatttcaaacttataGTTCATAAGAACTAATGCACCTACACTCTAGTTCTATTTGTTCGTTTAATATCTCTTTGGTTTCATTGACGTAATGAATATCCTTACAAATTAGTACGTGTATTCAATACATGTGGCAAACAGAACCCCACATGCTTAATAAATTTGGCTTTCACGTAGTCGGAAATTATCTCTTCACAGCTCTTTCAACAATTTTTTCTTCAACTGTATTCATTGCTAATGATGATGCAGTTGGAGTCAAAGTGTAATGGACAATACTAGAAGTCATGACTTGTTCCTAGTGCAGATGGTACAATTACTAGCCATGCTTTGTAGAATCCATAATTTCGAGAAATTTTGGAGCCTTGAGAAATGAGATGATAGAGTTTCAAGAGGTCAAAAAGTGATCAGTAGTGATGGAGGTGTGTGGTGGTGGTgattggtaagacatggaagCGTGAAATGGAGGAGTGTTCGATTGGATCATGTGTTGTTTCCCCTTCCCGATGGGAGGCTACGAGTGTGAAGTTTTGTGTGTTATGAATACATGTTCTTGGGTTTAGGAGCCAAATTACTTAATTACACTTACATGCAGATTGGGTCGGATATATTGGTAGATATATGAGACCAGGATTCACGTCGAATCTACTAGAAAATAACATTTGAACatgttttttttattcaaaaaatcaaTTTGATCAAATGTCCAAATTTTTTTCCCCCACAATGCTTTTTGTTAAAATAAATTATCAGAGGGAAAGTGCGTGGAAAAAATATTAAACGGGAAGTTATCGAAGAAAAGTAAAAAGTAtaatagattaaaaaaaaaagctacgATATGATTACTTTTGAATAGATAGATTAGTGTATCATTTTGGAATTCATAAGATTTGTCACTTATATCATCTTTTTGGATTTCAGGTTACGACTTGTTTCATACTTTTCGCACTTTGGTTCTATTTGCGAATTGGGCTGCCCCTTCCATTTGTCCCTATAGGAATAGTGAAGCTTGCTTATATATCCCACTATATTCCAACAATGATGGTatgtatatttttattttaattattgtgATTAGCAGCAAGCTATCATATTTAATAATGATTAACCTTTTTTAATAGTgattatgtaaaatttttttagcaTATTACTGTTGTTTGTCATGTCATAGAGGATGGATGacattttaataaaaattacaagCATGAACATGAATTAATTTGGCTGAATAATATTTTGTGTGGTTGGctaattttgtttgattttgaatcaataataaaaatttgctTGATTTTGTCTTGGTCTTCTTTGGTTTGCAGGGACTTTTGGCCTATGTAGTGGTTGATCGGGCTTATGCTGAGCACCTGAAGAATAACAAAGGACGAGGAATAAGAAGAGGGGAAGCACCTGAAGATCGAATAAGAAAGGATAAGGAACAAGTTGAAGGAAACTAGAATACCAAAAGAAATTACATTCATTTAACATTTGTTCTGCGTGCATTTATTTTCAAACAGCTGAAATCCACGTATTGTTTATTTCCCAAGGTCTTGTTCAAAGCTGAAGAAGACCATTTAGGTTTTGTACTCTTGAATGGGGTTTTGCTTCATGGGATTTTCGTCAATTTCTTCTTAAATATGAAGGCAAGGCATTATGGTGAATGTGATTGGTGGATACAAAAGCTTTGTGGTACTGGAATATACTAGATTCGTGTACTTCTTCATCATTTATCCGTACCAACTTTCTTCAGTAACGGATGTTATGCAGGACACAGTGGAGTTTTGAAAAGCTCTAGTTGTTCTGCAGTTGTAATGAACGCATATCATTTTGCGTGATAAGATGCTTT
Encoded proteins:
- the LOC113716209 gene encoding uncharacterized protein, translating into MKKLGHLPSRVDMFEHCYTDSNGNPGNDDVAATLQALKEKVSQLPPGSNDDVGRNDAFAQVFGEDNNGRVRMYGLGVTPSDKWGNVPSRSTCQRIVMEQKAAISKMEDKFAEQDQQLKDQAKELAELKAMVCQQQNSGSKTGGSINSTSSNHVSKSPMGARSLQEGDWVDIFSLFDPTKCLAIGRLQGIDPSKVVGGQPLGPCWCEILVQIVMERNEQLIRPYGLLQTIEDALGAPIAWPLKLVKIHED